The genome window AGTACTTTGTTATGTAACTCAGCGGAAGCCTAGCATCTCTTCTGGTCGGAGGCTCTCCAAACATTTGGGGAATGCGGCCTTTGGAGAGATGTTTGCGGAGGTTACCCTGGACACTCAGCGAGGGCTGTGACCCAGCCCTGACCacgggcagggggaggggagcagatcTCAGCCTGGCTCCGCGTTCAGGGTCCAGAGCCGTGCCTCTCAGGCCCACCTGCCTGCTGCCTCGCTCCAGGGCCAAGGATACTTCTGGAGCGCAGTTTCTTCCTTGGGAAAACAGAAACGAATAACATGATAACAGTAACATGTTTACTTCCATGGAATTTTGAGTGACTCTGTGGAACTGAACCATTTCTTTATGCATAAATCACACATTAGTTCATGCCTACTGGAGTCGGATGGACTTGCTATGTTCTCTGAGCCTCACATACCCGTAAAACCACCCCAAGTAAGACAGGGTTGTCGAGCACAAAATGCTCAGAAGAAATTTCTTCAAAGTgagtgtgcgctcagtcacttcagccgtgtccagctctttgtgacctcatggactgtagcccaccaggctcctctgtccatgggattctccaggcaagaatactggagtgggttgccccttcttcctccaagggatcctcctgatgcagggatcaaatgTGCATCTCCAgcctttggcaggcaggttctttaccactgagccactggggaagccccttctttAATGCTTTCCAAATAGATTTGTGTGACTCTTCACATCTCTACCCAGTACATGCAACCCAGAAATACTCAACTGAAACAATATTTAATCTTACTCTGTGCAATACATACCATCTGGTATTTTCCACACTCTTTCATTGGTTAAAACACTAGACATAGCTCACTCACTATAGGCTATACAGACTGAGGCTCTACAGCTCCCAGTTTGAGAAACATTGGCTGGGGGCTTCCAGACAGGAAGAGAGACTGAACACATATTTTTCACCTTTCCCTTCAGAGACCCTATTAAAATGGTAATAAAGGAACAAAATGTCATAAACCCACAAGGACAAAGGACACAGGAGGAGACATCAACAGATGGGAGACTTTGATGTTTTTAGAAGACAGATCACCGGGTTTCTATCACAGTAAATGATGGAAGAACCCATAGTCACTTAACAATCTTGGTTGCCCACCAATAACGCTTGTCTTATTCTTCCTTGTAATAGGATTCATATTGTATTTAAGTCCTCAGCCTCCACTGCAAAGTCATGGTGTCAGGAAAGACCAACCTCATCTTCAGCTCCAGGGAGTAAACCTTGATTAGGTGCAGACAATCATATTAACTTTATTTCCCTTGTCTAGTGATTCATTTAAGAAGAGCCCTAACACCTAATTTTGGACGTGGGGTCTTGATAGAAAGTCTGCCAATGATGGGACTAATTCTAGGAAACATTCTACAGTTTTAAAGAGTCAGAGGATGAGGTAATTCCAATTTCTGCCTCTGGAATATAAGGCACTGCCATACTGTGCCCACAAAAGGAGCTACCCAAAGCATCCTGGCAGaacaaatggatttttttaaaaccagggTTCCTGATGTAATTCAGCCACTGAGTTAAACAACCTGAGAGCCACCTTATCCCAGGACTTTTATATTATTCAAGAGAATTAACCCACTTGTCTTTGGGGCCATTTTAATTGGGCTTTCTTCACTTCCAGGATCCTAACTGATACAATCAGGAACATCATCACAAAACTCCACCACACCAGGGGAAACTGAGGGCCCTCGAACACTCAAGGAAGGAAAAGCAAGGGAAGACACAGCAGAACAGGAAGGAAAATGGTACAGCTAATACAGCATTGGGTGCTAGGACAATCAATGACTTCAAAATTCTAAGAGAAAATGACATTCTATCTGGAATTCaataaccagggcttccctggtagctcagcagttaaagaatccacctgccaatgcaggagacacagcagatgtgggtttgatccctgagttgggaagatcccctggagaaggaaatagcaacccactccagtactcttgcctggagaatcccatggacagaggagcctctggggtaccatccacggggtcgcaaagagtcagacacaacttatcgactgaacaacaacaaaactgaacAATAATGAAAGCAGGTAAAGGTATTTTTATACACACAaggattaaaataaaagtttttatctcCCACAGACTTTTCCCTAAGTGCTAGTGTTTGATgggtttcaggaaaagaaaagaatacaaaggaagaaaatgaagcctAATCACGtgacagcagtcagaatggccatcatttaaaagcctgctggagagggtgcagaaaaaagggaacccttcgacaccgttggtgggaatgtaaatggctacatccactatggagaactgtatCAAGTttcctgaaaaaactaaaaatagagttatcatatgattctgcaacccacttctgggcatatatccagagaaaacgcTAAtataaaaagacacatgcatcccagtgttcgcagcagcactgtttacaacaacCGAGACCCGCAAGCAACATGAGTCCATCGACAACGGATGGATAAGATGGTGTGtgcatacaacagaatattgctTAGCCATCAAAAacgaatgaaacaatgccatcttcagcaatatggatggacctagagattatcaaattaagtgaaataattcagacaaaATCAAATAACCTATGACaccatttatatatggaatctaaaaaatttatacaaatgaactaatttataatgcaaaacaaacagattcacagacatagaaaacaaactcatggctTTCAAAGAATATAGTGGGGCGTGGTGGTGGAGAgagaaattagaagtttggggttaacatattTGCCCTACtgcatataaaacagataaacaacaagaatctaccatatggcacagggaactccactctaTACCttataatctataagggaaatgaacttgaaaacaaatgtatatatttgagcaaactctaggagatagtgtcagacagggaagcctggcatgcagcagtccatggggtcacagaaagtcagacatgacttagtgactgaacacatgtatacatataactgaatcactttgttgtacacttgaaactaacatagcattgcaaattaactacgcttcaattttaaaaatatatttttaaataaacttttttacaAAAAGGAAAGGAGGCCTAAGGAAGACTAAGAGACCTCGGAACCAGCAAGCACAATCAGCAGGGTAGGGGAGATGACCTCTAAGCTGCAGGTCTCGAGAATAACCAGCCCAATGGCAGCAGAAAGGTGGAGACAGCCAGGAAAAAAATAGACTTGACAGAGTAGGTCATGTGGCAAGTCTAGTGACAAAGTGATAATCAGCATGAAATTAAAGGTATTATATTCATTATCTCTTGCTGCATAACCAATTACCCCAAGACTTAGGGACTTAAAACAATAAGCATGTATTATCCTACAGTGTCCGAGGGTCAGGAATCTGGGAGCAGGTTGGTGGGGGGATCCCGGCTCAGAGCCTCTCCCGATCCTGCGGTCAAGATGTTGGCTGGGCCCGGTCAACTGCAGGCTCCACTGGGTCCATCAGTTCGACTCACTCATGGAGTTCTTGGCTGGAGGCCTCGGTTTTCTCCCCATGGATCCAGCCATGGGGCAGACAGTGTCCTCACAAAGCGGCAACTCTTTTCCCCTGAGCAAGATCCTCATGAGCAAGGTCAAGGCGGAGGCTGTGTCGCCCTCGATAATCTGGTCTAGAGAGCCATGCATCTCCCTTCCGTCACTGTCGACTTGTCAGAAGGGATCCCCTAAGTGTAGCAAGCGAAATAGGGCTTTACTTCTGAATGGACGAGCATGTGAAGGGGAGGGGATGTTGACAGTGAGGGAAGTGAGGGTGGGCATGGAGGCATCTGGAATCTTGGAAATCTCTGTAGTTTCTGCTCCATTATGccatgaacctaaaactgctcttaaaaataaaGCCAATTAAGCACTGGTGTGGTCGGGGCTATGAGCTAGTTCCACTCTGCCCACTCACAACCCCCAACCagcctgcccacctcccctcctgCCTCATCCTCACAGTAGGGTCTTGTTCCCACGTGGCCCCTGCCCCCAAACTGACAGCCTCCCCACCTTCACCCTCCTGCCCCAGATGGTACACCCGGTACCccgatgaacctacactgacccGTCACCATCCCCCCCAAGCCCACCGCTCCACGTCTAGATGACCCTGAAGGCCAATCTCCGGATAAAACAGGGAGTGAAATGAATTTGGTTTCCAGGGACGAGGCTGgggcaggtggggaagggggaggacCAGGAATCACGGGGTGGCGGGAGGGCTCAGGCCTGGACCCTtcgctcccccagcccctggcccttCATCTCGCCTGCCTTCCTACCTTGAGCTCCCCATCCGACCCCCGCACACACCCTTCCTGCCCACATCCTCACAGCACTGATGGCGGGAACTCCGGACCGTAGGTGTGAGGGTCACCGTGACTACACTGTCACTCGCCAGGCAGGGGAAACTGCCTTCTGGTCCCTGCCCGGCTCCTCTCGGCCCCCACAAGAGCCGAACCTCAGAGCTTTTCATCCAttcttgtctcctcctcctccggtGATCCTGCCGCCTTTCTACTGAGCAGGAGAAGTCCACTGTGGGGTCCCTGGACTTCCTGCCCAGGCTCACACCTGTCCCCCCTCCCTGCCTACTCCTGACCTTCGACCCTGACCTTTCACCTGCAAGCTGACTCCAttcagcctcccctccccaggtcccCCTCCCCAGATCCCCCTCCCTGACTCCCATCCCTCCCATGCCCCTCAGCCCCTTAGCATCATGACCCATGTTCTTTCCGGTTAAAACCAAAACaataacaaaggagaaaagtgttctccaggcaacaggAAGAATTGCACAAAACACTTTCACCAAAGGGGCGGGGATCTGGAGCTGGCCCCCTGGGCAAGGGAAGAGGTGAGTCCACGGGGCGTGGAGGTGCAGGCAGGGCCGGAGCAGCTCGCCAGGGTGTGGCAGGGCTGGACCTGAAAAATGGACGCTCCCTGGGTTGGTCACCACCCGGGCCTTCTCGAGGCCCCGGTGACCTTCCTGCAGACACACCTTCAGAGCGACAGGACGACTCTGAGAGGACACTCCAGCAGTCTCGTCATGAGCACGGACATATCCACAGGGCGATCGCAGGCAGGCTGGGCTGTCCCCCAGCAGCGcttgtccttttctcttttggaaCAGGAGATGAAAGTGAAGAGAATCTCAGGCCAGGCTCCAAGCAGAGCCAGGCAAACAgagcccctccctccaccccgcGTGCTCCCCAGCTTCTGCCCCAAATTCCCTACAGGTGGCTGGCTTCACTTGCTGTTTTGGGTGCTTGCTTTCCAGCCTCCGAGAGGCTGGCTTCCGGCCCCACCTATTCCTCCTAACCAGCTCTGATGAAGGCACTAGTTAGCGCTGAATTCTTAaatctaatgggcttccctggtggctcagatggtaaaaaatccacctgcaatacaggagacccaggttcaatccttggatcgggaagatcccctggagaaagggaatggcaaccccctccagtattcttgcctgggaaatcccacagaccgaggagcctgctgggctacagtccatggcgtcgcagagtcggacatgactgagcagctaacacgcGCACACACAGTGGACAGTTTATTGCTTGTCTTAATAACTGTCTACAGTCTTAATTCATCACTTTGCCTTCTCGAAATCTGCTTCTTTCAGGCTTCCAAGACTCCCGTCCCCGCTCGGTTCTCACGGCATCCGCGCCCCCAGCAGCATTGTCTTCCTGCCTGGCTGCTCCTCCAACTCCTTTCCTGCCAGCTCGTCTCCTCTGTGCCCTTCCCTGGAGACACCTCCCATGAGCAGCCTGACCTTCTCCATGCCCCATCTACCCGACATGCTCCACGACCCTCCCCCATTTGCATTTCATTGTTATCTGCAGCAAGGCTCCCCAAAGGGGAGGACATCTACAGATCCAGTCCTTGAGTAACCCAGGTCCCGGCAAGAAAACCAAGCACCGTGGGAGAGTAAGAAGGGCTGCAGGAGGGACCTCCCCGGTgctccagtggttgggacttcgccttccaatgcaggggtgcaggttcgatccctagtggGGGAGATAGAAtcccaaacaaaacagaaaacagaagcaatattgtaacaaccttaataaagactttaaaactaGTTACATTACTCACTtattctccttggaaggaaggttatgaccaacctagacagcatattaaaaagcagagacattactttgtcaacagaggtccatcttgtcaaggctatggtttttccagtagtcacgtattgatatgagagttggactataaagaaagctgagtgctgaaaaatttatgcttttgaactgtggtgctggagaagactcttgagagtcccttggactgcaaggagatccaaccagtcaatactaaaggagatcagtcctgtgtgttcattggaaggactgatgttgaagctgaaactccaatactttggcagccTGATGTGCAGAggtgagtcattggaaaagaccctgatgctgggaaagattgaaggcaggaggagaaggggacgacagaggatgagatggttggatggcatcaccgactcaatggacatgagtttgagtaaacttcgggagctggtgatggacagggaggcctggtgtgctgcagtccacggggtcacaaagagtcagacaggactgagcaactgaactgaactgacattaaaaaaaaaaaaaaaaaaatccttgcaaaaaagtttttaaaaaatgaagaagggctccaggagagagagggagaaagggaccAGAGTGGTGCCAGTCCCAGCCTCCCAAGGACAGGGAACCAGATGGCCCAGGGCCCTCCTCGCCTGGCCCACGGGCTCCACACGAGCCCGCAAGGAAGCCCTCAGCTGTTCCCACACATATGTCACAGCCTCAGTCACACAAGTGCAGTTTTTAACTCCCTGGTACAAGCAGCATCTGTTTTCAGCCTCCAGcttgagggcaggggaagggggaggttctttcagtctttttataTGAGGAATCCATTGAACTGAACAAGGTTCCTATTTaattagaacaaataaaaaccataatTGCAAGGCAAAATAAAAACTGCACAGATGAAATAAGCATGAACGGCAGGGTCGACTGCCCCCTGCATCCTTGTAAGTGGGCATCTCTGTCTGAGTAGCAACCCCACCAACAGCTGCTTAGATACAGACCTAGAAGCACTGTGTCAAGCCGCTTATCAGGACTTGGTCACTTAGAACGTGCTAGAAATTAATGTAACAGTCTTGGCAACATGGATCCAATGAAAAAGCAAATCATTCCGGTTTAGTgactaataatgaaataataaggtTTTACCCACTGTAAAAATGTCAACAAGCTGGGAAAATGTTAAGAGAGCAGAAAATTTGAGCCAGATGatgcaaaaagagagaaaagcagaacTTGGGGAGAGTGCTGCTGATCTGGGGTCAGGATGGCAAGAAGTTTTCCTGCCATGTGGGAAGTGCCATCAACGGCGGATATCCACCAGGAGCCCCGAGGGGAAGCCTGAGATAGCCCTTGGGAGCTCAGGTGGATTAAGGAGAGACGCCAGCCACAGGCAGGAGGAACGTGACCCATAGGTTTGCAGCCAAGACCCAGGGGCCCCTGGCACTGGCCAGTGTCTATGCAGGGACCAGAGGTGGCCAcccagaaatctcttgcattcctaaacactaacaacaaaagatgagaaacagaaattaagaaggTGACCACAATCATAGTGTCAACAGTACAGGATGAGTGGGGCCCGACCAGCAGCTGTCGGGCTCTGTCTATCACCCATAACATGAGGAGGAAATTTAGATCCCAGCCCTGACCTCTCTTCACATCTCCAGACCCACATCTTCAACAGTCCCTTTAAAACATCCACACAGGTGTCTATAAGCATCTCTAACCCAACGGGTCCAAAACCAAAGTCTGAATCTCCTCAACAGACTTGATCCTCCTCCAGGCTTCCATTTCAATGGCCTCACCATTGTCCGCTCAGCTGCTCACACCGGAAACTGGGGAGGCCTCCGGGATTCTTCCCACCCTCTGGCCACCAGACCTTGACTCCACTCAGAGTCCACGGCTTCCACCTGGTCCCAGCCAGCGACATCACTTGGATGTCTGTAAGCGCCTCCTGAACCATCTCCTAGCTTCTTTCCTGCCCCACCACAATAGTTCTGCCTCCACACGCAACGAGAATGACTATTTCACTGCCGACATCGGATGGCATCCGGTGGCACGGAGGATAACCCCCTGTCTCTGGAGAATGGTCCCTGGGGAACTAGCGTCTGGTCTCTGCCCACCTCTCCTTTTTCTCAGGGGCACTTGACCTGCAGCAAAAACTCTGCTTCCTGACGTCCATTCCCACCGAGTTCTCTTGCATCTGGTAGTCCATTCCAAAGAGAAATCCAATTCCTTTCCAGGCTAAAATGCAAGATGGAGTTTGGGCTTATTTCCCAAGAAGGCCaaccccaccccccccgccccccagccaaTCTGGTAGCATCTTTCGCCTACTGGGAAATTCTTGAAAAGCAACTAGCTGGTCCCCAGTCAtgctccccgcccccactcccTCCCGCGCCGTCCAGCCGGCAGCCTCGGGTCACCGCCTCAGCTGGGCCCGGCCCCTTCGGAAGCCGAGGCTCCGGCGAGGGCAACGGATTTATGGTGCAAGGTTAGCCGGCGCGTAAACCTGGGCGTCGGCCATCACGGGCCCTGGCGTTTTTACTGCCTCCTCCTCCAAGCCCCTGCGTGGATGTGAAGCAACTGGAAGGAGGAACATCTGGTTTCACTTTTTGCATTCACCAGCACAGCTCCCAGCTGACAAAACCCTCCGTTCTTGCCAGGGTCCTGCTGGTGGCTGGTGGGCTGAATGCGCAGGCAGGGGGGCAGCTCTCTGCCAGAGAGCtcgcttcctttttttttttttttttctgcctcatcTTGCAGCTAAGAAACCGCCAGCCACGAACCCAGGCTGGCCGCGGGGCCGGCTTGCCTGAGACGCCGAGGGCCACTTGTCGGGGCGGCGGGCAGGGCCCCAGGCGGGCCTTCACCAGGGGGCGTGGCCGGGCCGTGAGCGGTGGATGCTGGGACTTGTAGTCTCTGCACGCAAGATGGCGGTGGGTGAGGGCCAGCATCCCTGTCCTCTGGAGCAGGACTTCCCCAGGTAAGGCTGCCCCGTGGTGGCCAAGGGCCGCACCGGAGGAGGAAGGCACGCCGAAGATAAGAAGCCGCTCTGGTGACTTAGGTTCAGAGCCCCACCTCATGACAGAGActtaaagtaaagtgaagtcgctcagtcgtgtccgactccttgtgaccccatggactgtagcctaccaggctcctccgtccatgggattttctaggcaggagtactggagttggttgccatttccttctccaggagatcttccggacccagggattgaacccaggcctcccgcgttgtaggcagatgctttaccaactgagcctccagggaattcccctgacAGAGGCTTACTTCTCTTCTGATGGAGATGGCCGGTGAATGTTCAGGTTGATTTCCAGTAAAAGGGTCCAAGCAGAGCACTGCACTGGGCCCTGGGAAGATAGCCCAGGTGGCCAGATCTGTCCTTGGATCTCCGGTTCACTTTCTTCAGGATTCCAAAAGCAGACAGTCCAGACTGACATCCCACCAAGGTCCTCACAGGCTCCTCtcatgtggaggaaagggagcactcctacactgtgggtgggaatgtaaactggtgcagcctctgtggaaaacagtgtggtggtttctcaagaaactaatgatagaactgccatatgac of Cervus canadensis isolate Bull #8, Minnesota chromosome 28, ASM1932006v1, whole genome shotgun sequence contains these proteins:
- the LOC122429334 gene encoding uncharacterized protein LOC122429334 — protein: MRQFCLFYPTGCDGRRSASLGQGKRKGQALLGDSPACLRSPCGYVRAHDETAGVSSQSRPVALKVCLQEGHRGLEKARVVTNPGSVHFSGPALPHPGELLRPCLHLHAPWTHLFPCPGGQLQIPAPLVKVFCAILPVAWRTLFSFVIVLVLTGKNMGHDAKGLRGMGGMGVREGDLGRGTWGGEAEWSQLAGERSGSKVRSRQGGGTGVSLGRKSRDPTVDFSCSVERRQDHRRRRRQEWMKSSEVRLLWGPRGAGQGPEGSFPCLASDSVVTVTLTPTVRSSRHQCCEDVGRKGVCGGRMGSSR